The following DNA comes from Deinococcus cellulosilyticus NBRC 106333 = KACC 11606.
GCAAGCTCACATTCTGTCACTACGGTATTTCATTTCTTTCGCAAAGAATTTCGCTGCAGCCTTTAAAATTTCGCGCTCGATTCGCAGCGTTTCGACTTCCTTTTCCAGCTCTCGGATGCGCTTTTCCTGTTCGGTCAGGGCTGGAACGCCTCGCCCGGTGAAGACAGGGCGGCCCTGTTCCTGCGCTTCCTTATGCTTGCGGATCCAGCGACACAGGATTTGGACGGAAATGCCCAGGTCTTCGGCCACTTTGGTGGCGATCATCCCGGGCCCTGTGGCCAGCTGGACGGCTTGAAGCTTAAAATCTGTGCTGTATTTGATGGGCGTTTTTCTCACGGTCTGACTCCTATTCTGACAGCTCAACCTGGAGTCAACAAAACTGTAGCAAGATCAAGGATCTCGAGGGAGGTGCCAGTCATTTCACAGGAAGTCCTGTGCTTCCACAGGTTTAACCTGAAACAAGCCTTCTCAGAAAAAATTGTTTCCAGACAACTGTTATACGCTACTGATTCAACTCAGTAACTGCTACAGGCCACTCCACGGGAGACCCGGATCTGGAGCCAGAACCAGACAAAGAAGAGAAAGGCTACACCTTTCTCTCTCCCCCATTTACTGGTACTTTGCAAGCATGTCCTCGATTTTGCCTATCAGGGATTCCAGGACCACCCGATCTTCTGGGGGCACTTTTTTCCAGATCTTCTTGTAGTTGTCCTGAATGAGGG
Coding sequences within:
- a CDS encoding transposase, with translation MRKTPIKYSTDFKLQAVQLATGPGMIATKVAEDLGISVQILCRWIRKHKEAQEQGRPVFTGRGVPALTEQEKRIRELEKEVETLRIEREILKAAAKFFAKEMKYRSDRM